TTCACCTAATGAAAGTTTTTTAAAAAATGTGTTTTCTATAGCTTTTGCAAACTTTTGTTCGTAATTGTTCATAAACGAATTTTAGCGAAAATTTTGCAATTTGACATATTTTTTAGTCTTTTAAGATATTTATGGAAATATTTTTAATAGATATTTGATAAGGAAAAAAATATGATTTTAGGTAAGTGTCCATATTGCGATGATGGGATGATCGAAGTAAGAGATAAAGAAGTTAACGGGAAAAAAGTAAAACTATATGCTTGTTCAAATGCTCATTGGACTACAGAAGACGGAGAGATGTTTGAATTAAAAGAAGATTCAGGCTGTGATTTTCGTGTATGGCAAAATTCATTGGCAAGATACGGAAAATGGCTTAGCTATAAAGATGTGAAAGATTTATTAAAAGATGAATCGATTGAAGTTGAACTTCTTAGTAAAAAATACGGTAAAAAAACTTACTATAATAAACATATAACATTAAACCAAGAGTATGGAGTAAGCGTAATTTGGGATTAGATTTATAAAGTTATAATTTCGGCTTAATAAAATTTTTAAAAAGTTTTGGGTATAATTCGCGTCTGCTTTGCTGTTTTAACATAAAAGTTAGAGTGTTTTTACCTATGTAATTATACATAGATAAAAGTATTGGCAAGCTCGTTTTCTCGCCACAAGGCGTAGCTTTAGTGACTGAATATAGTTTGGACTTATTCAAACATATGAGAAGACAATAGAACTGCCTAGAAGCAGCAAAGACAACTAAACACAAGGACTTACGATGAAAGTAAGAGCTTCAGTAAAGAAGATGTGTGATGACTGTAAAGTTATCAAGAGAAAAGGTATTGTAAGAGTGATCTGCAAGAACCCAAAACATAAACAAAGACAAGGGTAATTATGGCTCGTATATCAGGTGTTGATTTACCAAAGAAAAAAAGAGTAGAGTATGGTCTAACATATATCTACGGAGTTGGTTTACATACTTCACGTCTTATCTTGGACGCTACAGGTATTGACTATAACAAAAGAGTTTTTGAATTAAGTGAAGATGAAGTAGCTGCAATTACAAAAGAAATTCGTGCTAACCATATGGTTGAGGGTGATCTTCGTAAACAAGTTGCAATGGATATCAAAGCACTTATGGATTTAGGTTCGTACAGAGGTTTACGTCACCGTCGTGGTCTTCCATGTCGTGGTCAAAAAACTAAAACGAATGCTCGTACTCGTAAGGGTAAGAAAAAAACTGTTGGCGCAGCGTAAGTTAAGGTAGGATAAATAGTATGGCAAAAAGAAAAGCTGTTAGAAAAAAAGTAGTAAAGAAAAATATTGCTCGTGGTATCTGTCATATCGCAGCATCATTTAACAACACTTTAGTGACTATCACAGATGAGATGGGTAATATGATTGCTTGGAGTTCTGCTGGTTCTTTAGGATTCAAAGGTTCTAAAAAATCTACTCCGTTCGCTGCACAGGCTGCTGTTGAAGCTGCAGTTGAAAAAGCGCAAGTACATGGTATTAAAGAGCTTGGAATTAAAGTACAAGGTCCAGGTAGTGGTCGTGAGACTGCAGTAAAATCAGTTGGTGCTATAGAGGGTATCCGTGTTACATTCATGAAAGATGTTACTCCATTACCACATAACGGTTGTCGCGCACCTAAGCGTCGTAGAGTTTAAGGAGATTACTAATGGCAAGATATAGAGGTCCAGTAGAAAAAATCGAAAGAAGATTTGGTGTAAGCCTTAACCTTAAAGGTGAGCGTCGTTTAGCAGGTAAATCTGCTTTAGACAAAAGACCATATGCTCCGGGTCAACACGGTCAACGTCGTGGTAAAGCTAGTGAGTACGGTTTACAGTTAAATGAAAAACAAAAAGCTAAATTTATGTATGGTGTATCTGAGAAGCAATTCCGCGCACTATTCGTAGAAGCTAAAAGACGTGACGGTAATACAGGTACAAACCTTGTTACATTAATCGAGCAAAGACTAGATAACGTAGTTTACAGAATGGGATTCGCATCTACTCGTAGATTCGCTCGTCAACTTGTAACTCACGGTCACATCTTAGTAGATGGTAAAAAACTAGACATCCCTTCATACCGCGTTAAAGTTGGTCAAAAAGTTGAAGTTAAAGAATCTAGCAAAACAAATGCACAGATTGTTCGTGCTATGGAATTAACTAGCCAAACTGGTTTAGCTCCATGGGTTGATACTGACAATGAAAAAGTTTTCGGAATCTTTACTCGTTTACCGGAGCGTGAAGAAGTTGTAATTCCTGTAGAAGAGCGTTTAATCGTTGAGCTTTACTCAAAATAAAAAATAACAAAGGCGTATAAATGAAAAAGATCAAAACTACTCCACTAGCTCCACAGCAATTTGAGGTAGAACAAATTAGTGATAATGAAGCTAACATTATGGCATACCCGTTTGAAACCGGTTATGCAATATCTTTAGCACATCCACTTCGCCGTTTTTTATTAAGTAGTTCAGTTGGTTATGCTCCGATTGCTATAAAAATCGAGGGTGCTAAGCACGAATTTGACTCTGTGCGCGGTATGCTTGAAGATATTTCCGATTTCATCTTAAATCTTAAAGATATTCGCTTTAAGTTAAACGGTGATGCCGACTCGGCAAAAATCGACTATAGCTTTGCAGGACCTTGTTCAGTTAAAGGTAGTGATTTAACTAATGATGAAGTTGAAGTTGTAACTCCGGATGCACACTTAGCTACATTAAATGAAGACTCTACTTTAAACTTTACTATCAAAATAGCTCAAGGTATCGGGTATGTTCCAAGTGAAGATACTTCAGATGAGCTAGAAGATGGATACATCGCTCTAGATGCATTTTTTACACCTGTTAGAAGTGTAACTTATAAAATAGAGAATGTACTTGTTGAAGATAATCCTAACTTTGAAAGAGTTGTATTAAACATTAAAACTGATGGACAAATTTCACCTGTTGATGCGTTTAGAAACTCTTTAGAAGTTATGTATG
The genomic region above belongs to Sulfurimonas lithotrophica and contains:
- a CDS encoding DNA-directed RNA polymerase subunit alpha encodes the protein MKKIKTTPLAPQQFEVEQISDNEANIMAYPFETGYAISLAHPLRRFLLSSSVGYAPIAIKIEGAKHEFDSVRGMLEDISDFILNLKDIRFKLNGDADSAKIDYSFAGPCSVKGSDLTNDEVEVVTPDAHLATLNEDSTLNFTIKIAQGIGYVPSEDTSDELEDGYIALDAFFTPVRSVTYKIENVLVEDNPNFERVVLNIKTDGQISPVDAFRNSLEVMYAQLAVFNSEISVKAPTTIERVEESPDLKKLTTHIDSLGLSARSFNCLDRSSITLVGEIVLMSVNDLKNVKNLGKKSYDEIVEKVQEFGYEVGADLADDVVNALKKQIEAK
- the rpmJ gene encoding 50S ribosomal protein L36, producing the protein MKVRASVKKMCDDCKVIKRKGIVRVICKNPKHKQRQG
- the rpsM gene encoding 30S ribosomal protein S13, producing MARISGVDLPKKKRVEYGLTYIYGVGLHTSRLILDATGIDYNKRVFELSEDEVAAITKEIRANHMVEGDLRKQVAMDIKALMDLGSYRGLRHRRGLPCRGQKTKTNARTRKGKKKTVGAA
- the rpsD gene encoding 30S ribosomal protein S4, whose product is MARYRGPVEKIERRFGVSLNLKGERRLAGKSALDKRPYAPGQHGQRRGKASEYGLQLNEKQKAKFMYGVSEKQFRALFVEAKRRDGNTGTNLVTLIEQRLDNVVYRMGFASTRRFARQLVTHGHILVDGKKLDIPSYRVKVGQKVEVKESSKTNAQIVRAMELTSQTGLAPWVDTDNEKVFGIFTRLPEREEVVIPVEERLIVELYSK
- the rpsK gene encoding 30S ribosomal protein S11, giving the protein MAKRKAVRKKVVKKNIARGICHIAASFNNTLVTITDEMGNMIAWSSAGSLGFKGSKKSTPFAAQAAVEAAVEKAQVHGIKELGIKVQGPGSGRETAVKSVGAIEGIRVTFMKDVTPLPHNGCRAPKRRRV